One part of the Candidatus Kryptoniota bacterium genome encodes these proteins:
- a CDS encoding T9SS type A sorting domain-containing protein yields MRNSHRNILLLMLLSFCGINPSFAQWVQTSGPGGGTILSLAASGSNLVAGTSAGVFLSTNQGASWKASNSGMTNNQIWTLFTNGSNLFAGAAGGSFLSTDHGATWTPISSGLSNLRIDAMAASGGNLFAGCSYRGIFVSTDNGSTWTATKDSGVTIQSVSGLLAGGTNLFLGTTNGVFRSTNNGTYWAESDSGMTNKYVFSMAAIDTNLIVGTDNGLFRSTNNGKSWTDVSPSGTFYKVFTPMAVVGTNLFVGNDQNTLYLSTDNGNTWNTVGVLPGSTNAFASIGSDLFAATGGVGIFVSSDGGADWTPASNGISLMDVYSLDFNGSSLYAGTSNGLFVSPDNGTTWTLVDSGLGTTWIGGFVKSGANLFLATTSGVFLSTDNGTSWNLTNSGLYTSNIYAIGVSGSNVIAGAYGNIYYSTDNGGSWNLGIDTTVISFTTVGNKLLAGSSGQGVLVSTDNGVTWTGANNGIGDTDYVEGFAQIGSNLFAGTSGQGVFRSTDNGTSWTAVNSGLNNMYLHTLAVSGSNLIAATDSGVYVSTDNGTSWSGFNSGLPNLRVNALAANGTDVFAGSYNNSVLIRPASQITTGVNENHSGTPTEFSLSQNYPNPFNPTTLISYQLPAVSHVTLTVYDILGREVTTLVNGVQTAGTHSVSFDGSKMSSGVYFYRLKAGSFSQTKKLMLVK; encoded by the coding sequence ATGCGTAATTCACACCGGAATATTCTTTTGTTGATGCTTCTGTCTTTCTGCGGCATCAACCCGTCGTTTGCGCAATGGGTCCAAACCAGCGGGCCCGGAGGAGGGACCATCTTAAGTCTCGCCGCGAGCGGATCAAATCTTGTTGCCGGGACTTCCGCTGGCGTCTTCCTATCAACCAACCAGGGAGCCAGCTGGAAAGCCTCGAATTCCGGCATGACCAATAATCAGATCTGGACTTTGTTTACCAACGGCTCTAATCTTTTTGCGGGCGCCGCTGGAGGCAGTTTTCTATCTACTGACCACGGAGCGACGTGGACGCCGATCAGCTCAGGCTTGTCGAATCTAAGGATTGACGCCATGGCTGCAAGCGGCGGGAATCTTTTTGCAGGGTGTTCCTATCGGGGAATCTTCGTCTCCACCGATAACGGCTCAACTTGGACCGCTACAAAAGATTCAGGTGTGACAATCCAAAGCGTCAGCGGTCTCCTTGCAGGCGGGACCAACCTCTTTTTGGGGACAACAAACGGCGTCTTTCGTTCCACGAACAACGGGACCTACTGGGCAGAATCTGATTCAGGGATGACAAACAAGTATGTGTTCTCGATGGCCGCCATCGATACAAATCTTATTGTGGGAACCGACAATGGTCTTTTCCGCTCCACCAACAACGGGAAGAGCTGGACCGACGTTAGTCCGAGTGGTACGTTCTACAAGGTATTCACTCCGATGGCCGTTGTCGGCACGAATCTGTTTGTGGGGAACGACCAGAACACCCTTTACCTTTCCACCGACAACGGGAACACCTGGAATACAGTTGGTGTATTGCCCGGCTCAACCAATGCCTTTGCCTCGATCGGCTCGGATCTATTTGCGGCGACCGGTGGGGTGGGAATCTTCGTTTCCAGCGACGGCGGTGCAGACTGGACGCCGGCGAGTAACGGAATATCTTTAATGGATGTCTATTCGTTAGACTTTAACGGCTCGAGTCTTTATGCGGGGACATCCAACGGTCTCTTTGTTTCCCCTGATAATGGTACAACCTGGACGCTCGTTGATTCAGGGTTGGGAACAACCTGGATTGGTGGATTTGTGAAGTCGGGTGCAAATCTATTTCTCGCGACAACAAGCGGGGTCTTTCTTTCAACGGACAATGGGACAAGCTGGAATCTGACCAACTCAGGATTATACACTAGTAATATCTATGCTATCGGCGTCAGTGGATCCAATGTAATTGCCGGGGCGTACGGAAATATCTATTATTCAACCGACAACGGTGGCAGCTGGAATCTCGGCATCGATACAACAGTCATCTCTTTTACAACCGTAGGCAATAAGTTGCTTGCCGGAAGCTCGGGGCAAGGAGTCCTTGTCTCGACTGACAACGGAGTGACGTGGACTGGCGCCAATAATGGCATTGGCGACACGGATTATGTTGAAGGCTTTGCCCAAATCGGCTCGAATTTATTCGCCGGGACTTCCGGCCAAGGAGTCTTCCGATCGACCGACAATGGGACAAGTTGGACTGCGGTAAATTCCGGCCTCAACAACATGTACCTCCATACTCTTGCGGTCAGCGGTTCGAACCTTATCGCCGCTACTGACAGCGGTGTGTATGTTTCCACTGACAACGGGACAAGTTGGAGTGGGTTTAATAGCGGTCTACCTAATTTGAGAGTCAATGCACTAGCTGCTAATGGAACAGATGTCTTTGCCGGGAGCTACAATAATTCGGTTTTGATCCGACCGGCATCCCAGATCACGACCGGCGTCAATGAAAATCATAGTGGAACACCCACCGAGTTCTCTCTCTCGCAGAACTATCCCAACCCGTTCAACCCGACAACACTAATCAGTTATCAGTTGCCGGCTGTCAGCCACGTTACACTGACTGTCTACGATATCCTGGGCAGAGAGGTCACTACACTTGTCAACGGCGTTCAGACGGCCGGAACGCATTCAGTCAGTTTCGACGGAAGCAAAATGTCCAGCGGAGTCTACTTCTACAGACTCAAAGCTGGAAGTTTCTCGCAGACAAAGAAACTAATGCTGGTGAAATGA
- a CDS encoding GNAT family protein, translating into MKKPYPLTLTGNSVDLVPLSAEHLGELCEVGLDESIWKWIPYAVRSVDEMRDYIAAALRAQADGSAIPFAILERNSGKAIGSTRYMSIDVPNNRLEIGATWIGTKWQRTRVNTEMKYLMLRHAFEELGCTRVELKTDALNEKSRNAILRIGAKEEGTLRKHVVTYSGRIRDTVYYSILDTEWPQVRSDLGMKLSGA; encoded by the coding sequence ATGAAAAAACCTTATCCGTTAACGCTCACGGGTAATTCCGTCGATTTGGTGCCGCTTAGCGCGGAACATCTCGGTGAGCTTTGCGAGGTCGGGCTTGATGAATCGATATGGAAGTGGATCCCTTACGCGGTCCGAAGCGTAGATGAAATGAGAGATTACATTGCAGCGGCACTCCGTGCCCAGGCCGATGGATCTGCGATTCCGTTCGCAATCCTCGAAAGGAATTCGGGCAAGGCGATAGGAAGCACGAGGTATATGAGCATAGACGTCCCGAATAATCGTCTCGAGATCGGAGCCACGTGGATCGGAACAAAGTGGCAGCGGACGCGAGTGAATACGGAAATGAAATATCTAATGCTCAGACACGCGTTTGAAGAACTCGGATGCACGAGAGTGGAGTTGAAGACAGATGCTCTGAATGAGAAATCGCGGAATGCGATTCTCCGGATAGGAGCAAAGGAAGAGGGAACGCTTAGGAAGCATGTTGTAACTTATTCCGGCCGGATCAGGGATACGGTTTACTACAGCATACTCGATACGGAATGGCCACAGGTCCGCTCAGATCTCGGGATGAAACTATCGGGAGCGTAA
- a CDS encoding 2,3-bisphosphoglycerate-dependent phosphoglycerate mutase produces the protein MSRLVLIRHGESQWNLENRFTGWVDVPLSERGIKEAESAGEKLKSYRFDQGYCSKLKRAIDTLVIVLEKTGQKDLPIEYDTALNERHYGDLQGLNKAETAKKFGDEQVHIWRRSYDVAPPNGESLKDTAARVLPYWRFKIFPDVKAGKDVLVVAHGNSLRSLVMFLDNMTKEQVLELNIPTGVPLVYEFDGDKVTSKKYLEG, from the coding sequence ATGTCAAGACTGGTTTTAATTCGACATGGCGAATCACAATGGAATCTCGAAAATCGTTTTACGGGATGGGTCGACGTACCTTTGTCGGAACGCGGAATAAAAGAGGCTGAGTCAGCGGGTGAGAAACTGAAATCGTACAGGTTTGACCAGGGTTATTGTTCAAAATTGAAGAGGGCCATAGACACGCTTGTAATCGTTCTTGAAAAGACAGGTCAAAAGGATTTGCCTATAGAGTACGACACCGCGCTAAATGAGAGACACTATGGAGACTTGCAAGGTCTCAACAAAGCGGAGACCGCGAAGAAGTTCGGAGACGAGCAGGTCCACATATGGAGGAGAAGTTATGACGTTGCGCCGCCAAATGGAGAAAGTCTGAAGGACACGGCGGCGAGAGTACTGCCGTACTGGCGGTTTAAAATTTTTCCCGACGTGAAAGCGGGCAAAGATGTTTTGGTAGTGGCTCACGGCAACAGTCTTCGATCGCTCGTGATGTTCCTGGACAATATGACCAAAGAGCAGGTTCTTGAACTGAACATTCCTACAGGTGTGCCGCTTGTTTATGAGTTCGATGGCGACAAGGTGACGAGTAAGAAATACCTGGAGGGATGA
- a CDS encoding O-methyltransferase: protein MEIVSPEIETYMGEIYGERHRVLREMEAEAEKRDFPIVGPLVGKLFFQLAKMTGARRVFEMGSGYGYSALWWALGMERGEVICTEGSESNKSSGEKYLKKAGLLDKVKYHVGDALEIIDGVRGKFDIVFIDIEKRDYPRALRKAVPRVKKGGLIVADNVLWSGKVVESRGDESTEGIKEFNRLLFSLKEFSTSIIPVRDGVAVAYKI, encoded by the coding sequence ATGGAAATCGTAAGTCCTGAGATAGAAACCTATATGGGCGAGATCTACGGTGAGAGGCACCGGGTTCTGCGTGAGATGGAAGCCGAAGCGGAGAAGAGAGATTTCCCGATTGTCGGACCATTGGTAGGGAAACTTTTTTTTCAACTTGCGAAAATGACGGGAGCGCGTCGCGTTTTCGAGATGGGATCCGGATACGGCTACTCGGCCTTGTGGTGGGCTCTCGGCATGGAAAGAGGTGAAGTCATCTGCACGGAAGGAAGTGAATCGAACAAATCTTCCGGTGAAAAATATCTGAAGAAGGCCGGACTCCTTGACAAAGTGAAATACCATGTCGGTGACGCGCTTGAGATAATCGACGGAGTCAGAGGAAAATTCGATATAGTTTTCATCGACATCGAGAAACGGGACTATCCGCGAGCACTGCGAAAAGCCGTCCCGCGTGTAAAGAAGGGAGGGCTGATAGTTGCCGATAATGTCCTGTGGTCTGGAAAAGTGGTGGAATCACGCGGAGACGAGTCGACCGAAGGCATAAAGGAATTCAACAGGCTCCTTTTTTCGCTGAAAGAATTCTCGACGAGCATAATTCCTGTGAGAGATGGCGTGGCTGTCGCTTACAAAATCTGA
- a CDS encoding oligosaccharide flippase family protein → MGNPEENSLTRSAGLVGVSKFVNILGLLAASMILTRLLNRSEYGNYEQVWLVYNSFLPLVGYGLSSAIYFFSAREDKRIVYAAASLGTTIIGVLTGIVLTVFAPLIAHWFKADSLTIYIRIFALYAVLSSPSLMFESVFVTEGKTGLLLIGNALLAAMFAAVVMVSALFFHSLTVVFISIAGVGLAKSAFLFFYLIRERRLSSDRIGPAMKAQLFYALPILISSLMGTVSKQIDRYLVTLFFTPDQFAIYAIGSKQIPMVAVITGSASAVLFPVFSELGSKEMNAQFIGLWRNSISKTGLFLLPMMVFLMFVAKDFMGFFFGEKYIASATIFRIFLFLLPLRLVFYSQALLSLGKQKLYMYTSIAEMLLSGFASYIMMRLYGLEGAAVGKVIVSYLEVAVLASVLMFLLKTNVKEFFPWLKILRIVGISLVGLGPVILLRGQFSNVYIRFLFEGVLFAAGFGILAIITKSLRIVSLRKLQFTVD, encoded by the coding sequence ATGGGAAATCCCGAAGAGAATTCGCTGACCCGAAGCGCCGGTCTCGTGGGCGTTTCAAAATTCGTTAACATCCTCGGACTTCTCGCCGCGTCTATGATCCTCACTCGCCTGCTCAACAGATCCGAATATGGAAATTATGAGCAGGTCTGGCTCGTGTACAATTCATTTCTCCCGCTGGTCGGATACGGTCTGAGCAGCGCGATTTATTTTTTCTCTGCAAGAGAAGATAAACGGATTGTCTATGCAGCTGCCTCACTCGGAACGACAATCATCGGAGTGCTGACCGGCATTGTGCTCACCGTTTTCGCGCCTCTGATAGCTCACTGGTTCAAAGCGGACTCTCTAACGATTTACATTCGCATCTTCGCGCTTTACGCGGTACTATCGTCGCCATCGCTTATGTTCGAGTCCGTATTCGTGACCGAAGGCAAAACCGGTCTCCTCCTCATCGGAAATGCCCTCCTGGCAGCCATGTTTGCGGCTGTCGTCATGGTATCGGCTTTGTTCTTCCATAGTCTCACCGTGGTCTTCATTTCGATCGCCGGAGTCGGTCTTGCAAAATCGGCTTTTCTATTCTTCTATCTTATTCGAGAACGGAGGCTCTCCTCGGACAGAATCGGCCCGGCTATGAAGGCACAACTCTTCTATGCTCTTCCCATTCTCATAAGCAGCCTCATGGGAACAGTCAGCAAGCAGATCGACCGATACCTTGTGACCCTTTTCTTCACTCCCGACCAGTTTGCAATCTACGCGATCGGCTCTAAACAAATTCCGATGGTCGCGGTCATCACCGGATCGGCATCAGCCGTCCTATTCCCCGTGTTCAGCGAACTTGGATCAAAGGAAATGAACGCGCAGTTCATCGGCTTATGGCGGAACTCGATTTCGAAGACAGGACTATTCCTCCTCCCGATGATGGTCTTTCTAATGTTCGTCGCCAAGGATTTCATGGGATTCTTCTTCGGTGAGAAATATATCGCGAGCGCAACTATTTTCAGGATCTTTCTTTTTCTTTTACCTCTGAGATTGGTTTTCTACAGCCAGGCACTTTTGTCTCTCGGCAAGCAAAAACTTTATATGTATACATCTATTGCAGAAATGCTTCTCAGCGGATTCGCATCTTACATCATGATGAGACTCTACGGACTTGAAGGGGCGGCGGTGGGAAAGGTGATCGTCAGTTACCTCGAGGTTGCTGTACTGGCATCTGTCCTGATGTTTCTTCTCAAGACTAACGTCAAAGAATTTTTCCCGTGGCTGAAAATTTTGCGGATAGTAGGAATATCACTTGTCGGACTCGGGCCCGTGATCCTGCTCCGGGGTCAGTTCTCAAATGTCTATATCCGGTTTCTCTTTGAAGGCGTTCTCTTCGCGGCAGGGTTCGGTATCCTTGCTATTATTACAAAGTCTCTGCGTATCGTAAGTTTGAGGAAGCTCCAGTTCACGGTAGATTGA
- a CDS encoding GNAT family N-acetyltransferase, with amino-acid sequence MADLKIEKIDAEAYSKFLANNPPSSPFSLPEFLAAYRETFSTESELLSINRNDSTVAVCALFVGRRASQKLVKLMPIRPYDGVHFRSLESSTNQKREYDVLTALQALAEYLKRNFAFYQMVFPPDTSDIRAFQWDGAQVVTNYTYVMDLPGFTEDGYTKSLREVLRGAQNSGLAGGMCGVDELVSLQQLSYERHGRRPPVSAGNLLALLKRLDAAGLLRTRCVRNKNGRVVSAMTSLIRGRGMYLYVSGTDAIAERGASHLLYHNILNEEKREGKIFVDFCGANTPSINLFKSAFGPRLAAYFRVWRANTLITRLASRFKKF; translated from the coding sequence ATGGCTGATCTGAAAATAGAAAAGATCGACGCCGAAGCATACTCGAAATTTCTTGCCAACAATCCACCCTCGTCGCCTTTCTCCCTTCCCGAATTTCTTGCGGCCTACCGCGAAACATTCTCTACGGAGAGTGAACTCCTGTCAATTAATAGGAACGACTCTACCGTCGCGGTTTGTGCTCTCTTTGTGGGACGAAGAGCAAGCCAGAAGCTGGTCAAACTTATGCCCATCCGTCCATATGACGGTGTCCATTTCAGGTCGCTCGAATCCTCGACGAATCAGAAGAGGGAATACGACGTGCTGACGGCGCTCCAGGCTCTGGCCGAATATCTGAAACGCAATTTCGCTTTCTACCAGATGGTCTTCCCGCCTGACACATCCGACATACGGGCATTTCAATGGGACGGCGCCCAGGTCGTAACGAATTACACTTACGTCATGGATCTTCCCGGTTTCACGGAAGATGGCTATACAAAATCTTTGAGAGAAGTGTTGCGTGGCGCGCAAAATTCCGGTCTCGCTGGCGGGATGTGCGGTGTGGATGAGCTCGTGTCACTTCAGCAGCTAAGTTACGAAAGGCACGGCCGGCGTCCCCCGGTATCGGCGGGGAATCTGCTCGCGCTTCTGAAGCGGCTTGATGCGGCAGGATTGCTGCGCACCCGGTGCGTCCGGAACAAGAATGGCAGAGTGGTTTCTGCGATGACCTCTCTTATACGAGGCCGGGGGATGTACCTCTATGTCAGCGGGACGGATGCGATTGCCGAGCGAGGTGCGTCGCATCTCCTTTATCACAATATCCTGAATGAAGAAAAACGCGAGGGAAAAATTTTCGTCGACTTTTGCGGAGCGAACACTCCATCAATAAATCTCTTCAAGTCGGCCTTCGGACCGAGACTTGCGGCGTACTTTAGGGTCTGGCGCGCAAACACATTGATAACCAGATTGGCTTCCCGTTTCAAGAAATTCTGA